The following coding sequences lie in one Candidatus Limnocylindrales bacterium genomic window:
- a CDS encoding DMT family transporter: MKKSLPIRLVDLALLLVVAIWSNSFIVVKMVLPQFDPFAFLFARILLNTLLGIIILWMKERNFHTYPKDLPYFIISGLFGFTFYQLGYILGLSRTTAFSSAVLNCTMPLFSLLILTLFRLERINFYQWTGTLLGFIGVIWFVSEKMEGVRLTTAGWGDLLTIGAAFSFSIYSILNKSLITRYSSTKIMTYTLFFGTGFLAPICLIPTLKQNWLGVSLYGWIGLIYSAIFPSYVAYSIWNWAIARQGVARTSLFTFLVPPLSGILSAWFLDETFSTAKLAGFGLILGGLILTRISWDK, from the coding sequence ATGAAAAAGTCCCTGCCTATCCGGCTGGTGGATCTCGCTTTGTTATTGGTAGTAGCCATCTGGTCTAATAGTTTTATCGTGGTCAAGATGGTTCTCCCTCAGTTTGATCCTTTCGCTTTCCTCTTTGCCCGAATCCTTCTTAACACCCTGCTGGGGATAATAATTCTATGGATGAAGGAGCGGAATTTTCATACCTACCCAAAAGATCTTCCCTATTTTATAATTTCCGGGCTTTTTGGATTTACCTTTTATCAACTGGGTTATATTTTAGGATTAAGTCGAACAACCGCCTTTTCCTCGGCCGTACTCAATTGTACCATGCCCCTTTTCTCCCTGTTGATTTTGACCCTCTTTCGGCTGGAGCGAATCAATTTTTACCAATGGACGGGTACTTTATTAGGTTTTATCGGGGTCATATGGTTTGTCTCCGAGAAAATGGAAGGAGTTCGGTTGACAACGGCGGGATGGGGCGATCTCCTGACCATCGGAGCTGCATTTTCTTTCTCCATCTATAGTATTTTGAACAAATCCTTGATTACCCGATATTCTTCAACTAAAATTATGACTTATACCTTATTCTTCGGAACCGGATTTTTAGCTCCTATCTGTTTGATTCCTACCCTGAAGCAAAACTGGTTGGGAGTCTCCTTGTATGGATGGATAGGTTTGATCTATTCGGCGATATTCCCTTCTTATGTGGCCTATTCCATCTGGAATTGGGCTATTGCCCGTCAGGGAGTCGCCCGAACTTCCCTCTTTACCTTCCTCGTTCCACCTCTCAGTGGGATACTTTCTGCCTGGTTTTTGGATGAAACCTTTAGTACAGCTAAGCTGGCCGGATTTGGACTGATCCTGGGAGGTTTAATCTTAACCCGTATTTCTTGGGACAAATAA
- a CDS encoding DUF4331 family protein → MKVTRRTSKFFAVFLIILLLIPGGTSPKAASHREAPLIAEDPTADNTDTYAFVSPEDPTKLVILANYIPFEAPAGGPNFYNFSDQVTYDIHIVNDFSDGDATEDLTFRFNFQTVISNPFTFLYNFGPLTGLNPNSNQNIYQTYTITGIAGPTNKPKAQVLLTPFPLTVPPNYVGSNSVPDPDTTNFFGIGSIPLPTQIGGGTMRVFAGQREEGFYADLGAIFDLLQLRTVTGANGGRGVDALAGLNVHTIALELPITAVTKNHQLITDPNDPNAIIGVYASASRKVGNQLQQVSRLANPLVNEVIIPASLKDQWNTSNPNNESQFLFFYQFPEVATLLSQLFGVNVPSAPRNDIVQALLTGVPGLNCPNASPTCSGTPIADLLRLNVAIPPKKPGDAGFSRLGVIDGDISGFPNGRRVYDDVVDIALRVMAGVLVPGFNIAPNNALSDGVDGNDKVFLNGFPFLPTPYNGYIQSAGIRSVSETVPEFRYLVVLNGANEVPPVSTTASGAATFSQKDNTVNFKVVLSNISGVTAAHIHSGAVGVNGPIRVNLYTGPTTGAINGTLVEGTFTPADVNGISYSDLINEMKNGTAYVNIHTTTNPNGELRGQVQLQ, encoded by the coding sequence ATGAAAGTAACTCGAAGAACATCTAAATTTTTTGCAGTATTTTTAATAATCTTACTTCTTATTCCCGGTGGAACGAGTCCTAAAGCCGCCAGCCATCGAGAAGCCCCTCTGATTGCAGAGGATCCTACGGCCGATAATACCGATACCTATGCCTTTGTAAGTCCAGAAGATCCTACTAAGCTGGTCATTCTTGCCAACTACATTCCCTTTGAAGCTCCGGCAGGAGGACCTAATTTTTATAACTTCTCGGATCAGGTAACTTACGATATACACATCGTAAACGATTTCAGTGATGGGGATGCTACCGAAGACCTTACCTTTCGGTTTAATTTTCAGACTGTTATCTCAAATCCGTTCACCTTTCTCTACAACTTCGGTCCGTTGACAGGGCTTAATCCTAACTCCAATCAGAATATTTATCAGACCTATACCATAACCGGCATTGCCGGACCAACGAATAAACCCAAAGCCCAGGTCTTATTAACTCCTTTTCCATTGACCGTTCCCCCTAATTATGTGGGTAGCAACTCTGTACCGGATCCTGACACCACCAACTTTTTCGGGATCGGATCCATACCTTTGCCTACTCAGATTGGCGGGGGAACCATGCGTGTTTTTGCCGGTCAACGCGAAGAAGGATTCTATGCCGACCTGGGGGCCATTTTCGATCTCCTGCAACTCAGGACCGTGACCGGAGCTAATGGAGGCAGAGGAGTGGATGCTCTGGCAGGTCTCAATGTCCATACGATTGCCCTGGAGCTTCCTATTACGGCGGTGACTAAGAATCATCAGTTAATTACCGATCCCAATGATCCCAACGCCATTATCGGCGTTTATGCCTCTGCCAGTCGAAAGGTGGGTAACCAGCTTCAACAAGTTTCCCGTCTGGCAAATCCCCTGGTCAATGAAGTCATTATTCCGGCATCCCTCAAGGATCAATGGAATACCAGTAATCCTAACAATGAGAGCCAGTTCCTTTTCTTCTATCAATTTCCTGAAGTGGCTACGCTGTTAAGCCAGTTGTTTGGTGTGAATGTACCTTCGGCACCCCGGAATGATATTGTGCAGGCCCTCTTAACCGGAGTACCCGGGTTGAACTGCCCGAATGCCTCACCCACCTGTAGTGGTACACCCATTGCCGATTTGTTAAGATTGAATGTAGCCATACCCCCTAAAAAACCCGGGGATGCCGGATTCAGCAGATTGGGAGTGATCGATGGAGATATCTCTGGGTTTCCCAACGGACGCCGTGTTTACGATGATGTGGTAGATATTGCCCTCCGGGTCATGGCCGGTGTCCTGGTTCCGGGTTTCAACATAGCGCCGAATAACGCTCTGAGCGATGGAGTAGACGGTAATGATAAGGTTTTCCTGAACGGCTTTCCCTTCCTACCAACACCTTATAATGGTTATATCCAATCTGCAGGAATCCGATCGGTCTCCGAAACGGTACCTGAATTTCGCTATCTGGTCGTGCTAAACGGTGCCAACGAAGTGCCCCCGGTCTCCACAACCGCCAGCGGTGCAGCCACGTTTAGTCAGAAGGATAATACCGTTAATTTTAAGGTTGTCCTCTCTAACATTTCAGGTGTAACGGCGGCTCATATTCACTCCGGTGCGGTAGGGGTCAATGGACCTATTCGGGTAAATTTATATACGGGACCGACCACGGGAGCCATCAACGGTACTCTGGTTGAAGGTACCTTCACCCCGGCAGATGTGAATGGAATCAGCTATAGTGATCTGATCAACGAGATGAAAAATGGAACGGCTTATGTAAATATTCACACCACGACCAATCCTAATGGCGAACTCCGGGGTCAGGTTCAACTACAATAA
- a CDS encoding tetratricopeptide repeat protein: MISRKSVSIFILIHFLLLTGRVARVESEDALKGKSRIDIQIQLYQEKISQDPQQIHNYYALATNYIRKARETGDITYYLLAETTLQRALEIKKEDYEALKYLATVYLSKHQFQEALTLARKLNEMHPEDYLNYGTLGDALVELGEYDKADEVIQKMLKLKPGLVSYSRASYLRELRGDIEGAIQWMELAVRTANPRETEAVAWCLTQLGNLHFNKGDLAKAETQYIKALTIFPRYHYALAGRGGVEAAKKNYPQAVDWYKQAIQIIPLPEFITALGDVYQKMGDPHEARKQYDLVEYMGLLNKINQVVYNRDLALFYADHDLKLTEALELARKELEFRKDNIYTQDTLAWACYKNQQFQEALKASALSLRLGTQDARLFFHAGMIYYKLGEKDKAAEYLNKALTLNPYFHILYAEVAEKTLAEIKGR, translated from the coding sequence ATGATATCTCGAAAGAGCGTTTCAATCTTTATTCTGATTCATTTCTTACTCTTAACCGGTAGAGTAGCCCGGGTGGAATCTGAAGATGCCCTGAAGGGAAAGTCCAGGATAGATATCCAGATTCAGCTTTATCAGGAAAAAATTTCTCAAGACCCCCAACAGATCCATAACTACTATGCATTGGCGACCAATTACATACGAAAGGCGCGTGAAACGGGGGATATTACCTACTATCTTCTGGCAGAAACAACCCTTCAAAGGGCCCTGGAAATTAAGAAAGAGGACTACGAAGCCCTCAAATACCTGGCAACGGTTTACCTGTCAAAACACCAATTCCAGGAAGCCCTGACTTTGGCCAGGAAGCTCAACGAAATGCACCCTGAGGATTATCTCAACTACGGAACCCTGGGGGATGCCCTGGTAGAGTTGGGGGAATATGATAAAGCCGACGAGGTAATTCAAAAGATGCTAAAACTCAAACCCGGGTTGGTTTCTTATAGTCGGGCTTCTTATCTACGTGAACTGCGAGGGGATATAGAAGGGGCCATCCAATGGATGGAGCTGGCCGTTCGTACGGCAAATCCCAGGGAAACGGAAGCCGTTGCCTGGTGTTTAACCCAACTGGGGAATTTACACTTTAATAAAGGTGATCTTGCCAAAGCCGAGACGCAATATATAAAAGCCCTGACTATATTTCCAAGATACCATTATGCCCTGGCCGGAAGAGGAGGTGTTGAAGCAGCTAAAAAAAATTATCCACAGGCCGTTGATTGGTATAAGCAGGCAATCCAGATCATTCCCCTCCCCGAGTTCATTACAGCCCTGGGAGATGTCTATCAAAAAATGGGAGATCCCCACGAAGCTAGAAAACAATACGATCTGGTGGAGTATATGGGGCTATTAAATAAAATCAACCAGGTGGTATACAATCGAGACCTGGCCCTCTTTTATGCCGACCATGACCTTAAACTCACGGAGGCCTTAGAGCTTGCCCGAAAGGAGCTGGAGTTTCGGAAAGATAACATTTATACCCAGGATACCCTGGCCTGGGCCTGTTATAAGAACCAGCAGTTCCAGGAAGCCCTTAAAGCTTCAGCACTATCTCTTCGGCTGGGAACCCAAGATGCGCGCCTTTTTTTCCATGCCGGAATGATCTACTATAAACTGGGTGAAAAAGATAAAGCAGCGGAGTACCTGAACAAGGCCCTTACTTTAAATCCTTATTTTCACATTCTGTATGCAGAGGTGGCCGAGAAAACACTGGCAGAGATAAAGGGCCGTTGA
- a CDS encoding sulfite exporter TauE/SafE family protein, with protein sequence MMEQDSFRRGEIKGKNNRRLTPLEVMKKIRKVFLSVACCFLYLSRLIGNLSSLAGIFLKYALQLEKVLPLASYLLIVVSCFLPSLASAHPMGNFSISHYSRIKVEPGAIRLRYIIDMAEIPTFQEITEMDTDGDKNPSPSERQRYLSQKVEDFKKGLTLTLNKQALDLQVESTQITFLPGAGNLPTLKIYVDYLAPVKETHLSNLNQVFYQDNNFSGRAGWKEIIVTGSEGISIQNASIPSVDRSNELSNYPTDILSSPPQDLVASFSFSEVQTSKILKTPEVSGKEPTSGISKTSEVSFRNSKRFADGFTELISSRDLTFQALLILLATAFGLGAFHALSPGHGKTVVAAYLVGSRGTTAHALFLGAVVTLTHTIGVFILGLITLYASRYIIPEKLYPWLGFFSGLTIVAIGLTLFIKRYQNLYGSHSHTPEHDFAHTHFHPHPAGHSHFHTHPNPFPTHPDHSHGHSHHTFNGGKEQVSLGSLFALGISGGMVPCPSALVVLLSAISLHRIGLGLILIIAFSVGLALVLMGIGLLMVYAKQFMDRFRGEGTLIQRLPLLSSILITILGLGIAIQSLISGGVL encoded by the coding sequence ATGATGGAACAGGATAGTTTTCGTAGGGGAGAAATAAAAGGTAAAAATAACAGAAGATTGACTCCTCTAGAGGTCATGAAGAAGATCCGGAAGGTCTTCCTGTCCGTTGCCTGCTGCTTCTTATATCTTTCCAGATTAATAGGGAACCTGTCATCGCTGGCAGGGATCTTCTTAAAGTATGCTCTTCAACTTGAAAAGGTATTACCGTTAGCTTCTTACCTGTTGATAGTTGTCTCTTGTTTTCTACCTTCCCTGGCTTCTGCTCATCCCATGGGCAATTTCTCCATCAGTCATTATTCGAGAATTAAAGTTGAACCCGGGGCTATTCGGCTCCGGTATATCATCGATATGGCAGAAATCCCGACATTCCAAGAGATTACAGAGATGGATACCGATGGGGATAAGAATCCCTCACCTTCGGAGCGTCAGAGGTACTTATCTCAGAAAGTAGAGGACTTTAAAAAAGGATTAACCTTAACACTCAACAAACAGGCTCTTGATTTGCAGGTAGAATCCACCCAGATAACTTTCCTACCTGGGGCCGGGAACCTTCCTACTTTAAAGATTTATGTAGATTATCTTGCCCCTGTGAAGGAAACCCATCTATCGAACCTGAATCAGGTTTTTTATCAAGACAATAACTTTTCAGGAAGAGCTGGCTGGAAGGAAATTATCGTAACCGGGTCGGAGGGCATTTCTATACAAAATGCTTCGATCCCCTCTGTAGATCGAAGTAACGAGCTTTCGAATTATCCTACCGATATTCTTTCAAGCCCACCTCAGGATTTAGTGGCAAGCTTTTCATTCTCCGAAGTTCAAACCTCTAAGATTTTAAAAACTCCGGAAGTTTCAGGGAAAGAGCCAACCTCCGGGATTTCTAAAACGTCTGAAGTCTCATTCAGGAATTCTAAGAGATTTGCAGACGGATTTACAGAGCTTATCTCCAGCCGGGATTTAACTTTTCAAGCTCTCCTCATTTTATTGGCCACTGCATTTGGTTTAGGGGCCTTCCATGCTTTATCTCCAGGTCATGGCAAGACTGTTGTGGCCGCCTATCTGGTAGGTTCTAGAGGAACTACAGCTCACGCCCTATTTCTAGGAGCTGTTGTGACCCTGACCCATACCATAGGAGTCTTTATACTGGGGTTAATCACTTTGTATGCTTCCAGATACATTATCCCGGAGAAGTTATATCCCTGGCTTGGATTTTTCTCAGGATTAACAATTGTTGCCATTGGATTGACTTTGTTTATAAAACGATATCAAAATCTCTACGGTTCCCATAGCCATACTCCTGAACACGACTTTGCACATACCCATTTTCATCCTCATCCTGCCGGGCATTCCCATTTCCATACCCACCCTAACCCCTTTCCCACCCATCCCGATCATTCCCACGGCCACTCCCATCATACGTTTAACGGAGGTAAAGAGCAGGTATCTCTGGGAAGCCTGTTTGCTTTAGGTATTAGTGGGGGTATGGTCCCCTGTCCCTCAGCCCTCGTAGTCCTTCTGAGTGCTATCTCTCTTCATCGAATCGGATTGGGTCTTATCCTTATCATAGCTTTCAGTGTAGGGCTGGCTTTAGTCCTTATGGGCATCGGTTTGTTGATGGTTTATGCAAAGCAATTTATGGACAGATTTCGTGGGGAGGGAACTCTGATCCAGAGATTACCTCTACTCTCATCTATTCTTATCACGATTCTGGGATTAGGAATCGCCATTCAATCTTTGATTAGCGGCGGAGTTCTATAG
- a CDS encoding sigma-70 family RNA polymerase sigma factor → MAYWLSIGEILQTDKPGSFGSDRELIFLSFVMEQNLSLYLLKRIAEKDLNAFSIFYDSYAAVIYSLALRIVRNSQEAEDIVQQVFLQVWHKASQYDAQQGSPQAWLMTIARNQAIDKFRLMRSKREVNWEEMEKPVSENPQSAGEPLYSLLDKEKRDLILEALQTLSPSQRSAIELAYFEGLSHREISEKLKEPLGTIKTRINLGLKKLRDMLRPHFRE, encoded by the coding sequence ATGGCATATTGGTTATCAATTGGGGAAATACTTCAAACGGATAAACCCGGCTCTTTTGGATCGGATCGAGAGCTAATCTTTCTAAGTTTTGTCATGGAGCAAAATTTAAGTCTCTACCTTCTTAAGAGGATAGCCGAAAAAGATCTAAACGCTTTCAGTATATTTTATGATTCCTATGCAGCCGTTATTTATAGCTTAGCTCTTCGTATCGTTCGTAACTCTCAAGAAGCCGAGGATATCGTTCAGCAAGTATTTCTTCAAGTATGGCATAAAGCTTCTCAATATGATGCCCAACAAGGAAGTCCTCAAGCCTGGCTTATGACCATAGCTCGTAATCAGGCCATTGATAAATTCCGTCTCATGAGATCAAAGCGAGAGGTTAACTGGGAGGAGATGGAAAAGCCTGTTTCTGAGAATCCCCAATCAGCCGGTGAGCCTTTATACTCTTTGTTAGACAAGGAAAAGAGAGATCTGATATTAGAGGCCCTTCAGACTCTTTCTCCATCCCAAAGGAGTGCCATCGAGCTTGCTTACTTTGAAGGATTAAGTCACAGGGAGATTTCCGAGAAACTTAAAGAACCCTTAGGTACTATAAAAACACGTATCAATCTCGGGTTGAAAAAACTCAGAGACATGCTACGACCTCATTTTCGTGAATGA
- a CDS encoding anti-sigma factor translates to MAHEEFEDLYGLYVLGSLTPAEQTQLETHLHTGCATCRESIPQVREVFALLPYSLPLIPPPPEGKQKLLEKIQREEGLRFEEQKPRPGRTKEGKRRFLAPLWTLAVACLVLFLGRYTFLLYREVSLLKEELVQQQKETDLWKNQLTRQKLEDDLLKNQLMQQQQDLNALRDELIKLRSYMAMITAPSVKTVNLVGSAKSREARGKIFLDPIQHRALFYAYHLPSIPPGKTYQLWVIKDKPVSAGVFSVDSEGNAFLEVSGLLTEVEKIKAIAVTLEPAGGLPQPSGDKYLVGS, encoded by the coding sequence ATGGCTCATGAAGAATTTGAAGATCTCTATGGGCTTTATGTACTGGGATCCCTTACTCCGGCAGAACAGACCCAACTGGAAACTCATCTCCATACCGGTTGTGCCACCTGCCGGGAGTCTATTCCACAAGTCCGAGAAGTATTTGCCCTGCTCCCTTACTCACTTCCGCTGATCCCTCCACCTCCTGAAGGAAAGCAAAAGCTCCTGGAGAAAATTCAAAGGGAAGAAGGCCTACGATTTGAGGAACAGAAACCCCGACCTGGACGTACCAAAGAGGGAAAACGTCGCTTCCTGGCCCCTTTATGGACACTTGCGGTTGCCTGTCTGGTCCTATTTTTAGGAAGATATACCTTTTTGCTTTATCGGGAAGTTTCTTTGCTTAAAGAGGAACTGGTTCAGCAACAAAAAGAAACCGATTTGTGGAAAAATCAACTCACCCGACAAAAGCTCGAAGATGATCTGTTAAAAAACCAGTTGATGCAACAACAACAGGATTTAAACGCTTTAAGGGATGAACTGATAAAGTTGCGGAGTTATATGGCTATGATAACGGCTCCCTCTGTAAAGACGGTTAATCTCGTCGGATCGGCCAAAAGTCGTGAGGCCCGTGGAAAAATTTTTCTGGATCCAATCCAACATCGAGCACTGTTTTATGCCTACCACCTTCCCTCGATTCCTCCTGGAAAAACCTACCAGCTTTGGGTAATCAAAGATAAACCTGTGAGTGCAGGGGTTTTCTCTGTGGACTCCGAAGGTAATGCTTTTCTTGAGGTATCGGGACTTCTGACCGAGGTAGAAAAAATAAAGGCCATTGCCGTAACCCTGGAACCTGCCGGCGGACTTCCCCAACCATCAGGGGATAAATACCTGGTCGGTTCCTGA
- a CDS encoding pentapeptide repeat-containing protein: MIFYKNPLYLLPDRRKYFSKYWLVSLLLTCGILLPLPGWTADLTREQILNILSTVSEGNIDLSNKDLSGLDLSHIDFKRARLWGTKFYNTNLSGANLSETNMDLTVLQSANLSQANLSKASLYGVILTNADLTGANLSGVRMIATLEKANLTNANLSYAKMGADMKNQPMGLMRMTLAGANLTGADLTGADLSKARLSFANLTRANLTEADLSESDLSGADLTEADLSRCNLSGANLTRTLLRHIKGRDTLVGLDKSRNLDKAIWE; the protein is encoded by the coding sequence ATGATTTTCTATAAAAATCCCCTGTACCTTCTTCCCGATAGGAGGAAATATTTTTCAAAGTATTGGCTTGTTTCCCTTTTACTTACCTGTGGGATTCTACTTCCTTTACCCGGCTGGACGGCAGATCTTACCCGGGAACAGATCTTGAACATTCTCTCAACGGTCAGTGAAGGAAACATTGATCTTTCCAACAAGGATCTTTCTGGGTTAGATTTATCCCATATTGATTTTAAGCGGGCCAGGCTTTGGGGTACCAAATTTTATAATACCAATTTAAGTGGCGCCAATCTCTCCGAAACCAATATGGATTTAACCGTTCTCCAGTCGGCCAATCTTTCCCAGGCTAACTTGAGCAAAGCCAGTCTGTATGGAGTTATTTTAACAAATGCTGACCTTACCGGTGCCAACTTATCCGGTGTACGTATGATTGCCACCCTGGAAAAGGCTAATTTAACCAATGCCAATTTGTCTTATGCAAAAATGGGTGCAGACATGAAAAACCAGCCCATGGGTCTAATGCGCATGACCCTGGCAGGGGCTAACCTAACAGGAGCAGACTTAACAGGAGCGGATTTATCTAAAGCCCGTTTGAGTTTTGCTAACCTGACCCGTGCAAATTTGACAGAGGCCGATCTCTCCGAGAGTGATCTCTCCGGAGCCGATCTAACGGAAGCCGACCTGTCTCGGTGTAACCTATCTGGAGCCAATTTAACACGAACCCTTTTACGTCATATCAAGGGTCGGGATACCCTAGTGGGACTCGATAAGAGCCGTAATCTTGACAAGGCGATTTGGGAGTAA
- a CDS encoding phospholipase D-like domain-containing protein translates to MSTVVKSQGFSVTPHVGDGAVLLAFNLEKKLTTHLAGFTIQCHPPTGAPYFLKNRLNFQKGLTNRKKLASTDYVGSDQAPFQKFQWIHFPPQGPGVYQYIVYATYFKNGTLKPGPKITVTVDLRRRAFSDLELGFTRAYISAQAYVERYKNKDIRPYPKSMDFDTTPYQDQYQWLGAHARKLVFQFLDECLQDPLISVDVFAYDFDEPDIIRALCKMGSRVRVFQDDSALHIGPKALEPKTVAALRAAGVRVKLGHFDRFAHNKVMIQKKNGKATKVLTGSANFSVRGFYVQANSILVFNDPTIANLYEQAFEQAFTHPDQFKSSPIAARWYNLKRPQSFPLSLSFAPHPTPFTLHKISKAIESAQSSVLFAVMQMGGQGKVLRDLENLGERKQIFSLGIIESTDQLRLFKPGIGHAEVASFDFLQGSLPGPFKPEWSGGVGEVIHHKFIVCDFNDRNPVVFCGSSNLAQGGETSNGDNLLAIYNREIATCYAIEAVRLFDHYRFRNLHEKSTTRFPLILKSTDEWVKPYYDPASIKFRERELFSRA, encoded by the coding sequence ATGTCTACGGTAGTTAAGAGTCAGGGTTTTTCTGTAACTCCCCATGTCGGAGATGGTGCGGTATTGCTGGCTTTTAACTTAGAAAAAAAATTGACGACCCATCTGGCCGGATTTACCATTCAGTGTCACCCACCGACCGGGGCCCCATATTTTTTAAAGAATCGACTTAATTTCCAAAAAGGGCTTACCAATCGGAAGAAACTGGCCTCAACCGATTATGTCGGATCGGATCAGGCCCCTTTTCAAAAATTTCAATGGATTCACTTTCCCCCTCAAGGTCCCGGTGTGTATCAGTACATCGTTTATGCAACTTATTTCAAGAACGGTACCCTTAAACCGGGTCCAAAGATAACGGTTACAGTGGATCTAAGACGACGGGCTTTCTCCGATTTAGAGCTGGGATTTACCCGGGCTTACATCTCGGCCCAGGCTTATGTGGAGCGTTATAAAAATAAAGATATACGGCCTTATCCAAAATCTATGGACTTTGATACCACCCCTTATCAGGACCAGTATCAATGGCTGGGAGCCCATGCCCGAAAATTGGTTTTCCAGTTTTTAGACGAGTGCCTGCAAGATCCTCTTATCTCGGTAGATGTTTTTGCCTATGATTTTGACGAACCTGATATCATTCGGGCCCTTTGTAAAATGGGATCTCGAGTTCGGGTTTTTCAGGACGATTCAGCTCTTCATATAGGTCCTAAAGCCTTAGAACCGAAAACGGTGGCCGCACTCAGGGCAGCGGGTGTCCGGGTAAAGTTGGGGCATTTCGACCGCTTTGCCCATAACAAAGTTATGATCCAGAAAAAGAACGGAAAGGCCACGAAAGTATTAACCGGTTCGGCTAATTTTTCAGTCCGGGGTTTTTATGTGCAGGCCAACAGTATCCTGGTTTTTAATGATCCTACCATTGCGAATCTTTATGAACAGGCCTTTGAGCAGGCCTTCACCCATCCGGATCAATTCAAATCATCTCCCATTGCCGCCCGATGGTATAATTTGAAACGCCCTCAAAGTTTCCCATTATCCCTCAGCTTCGCGCCTCATCCTACTCCGTTTACCCTCCATAAGATTTCTAAAGCTATTGAATCCGCTCAAAGTTCTGTTCTTTTTGCAGTGATGCAAATGGGTGGGCAGGGAAAGGTCTTACGGGATCTGGAAAATCTGGGAGAACGAAAGCAGATTTTCTCCTTGGGAATCATCGAATCCACCGATCAACTCAGACTTTTTAAACCCGGTATTGGTCATGCCGAGGTTGCTTCCTTTGATTTTCTTCAAGGTAGTCTTCCAGGACCTTTCAAACCTGAATGGAGCGGAGGCGTAGGGGAAGTTATCCACCATAAGTTTATAGTTTGTGATTTCAACGACCGAAACCCAGTGGTATTTTGTGGTTCTTCTAATCTTGCTCAGGGTGGAGAAACTTCCAATGGGGATAATCTCTTAGCCATCTACAATCGGGAAATTGCTACCTGCTATGCCATTGAGGCCGTTCGCCTGTTTGATCATTATCGATTCCGTAACCTCCACGAGAAGAGTACCACCCGATTTCCACTTATTTTAAAATCGACCGATGAATGGGTAAAGCCTTATTACGATCCTGCCAGTATTAAATTTCGTGAGCGGGAGCTTTTCAGTCGGGCTTAA
- a CDS encoding cupin domain-containing protein, with protein MNHENFEELCPLYALNLLDEVEKERLESHLQTGCSLCGQILKQMLEILSLLPYSLPSKTVPLHVKQKLMEQIQTEIKERAPRPTQHIIRSTQCEWLPSPIPGVEIQPLWSAGGRSARLVKSQPGTVFPPHRHRGPELVYILKGSLLINGKSVKAGDFCISDPGFVDQDIQCEEECTFLLISNEDDELL; from the coding sequence ATGAATCACGAAAATTTTGAGGAATTATGTCCACTATATGCGCTAAACCTTTTAGACGAAGTTGAGAAGGAAAGGTTAGAATCTCACCTTCAGACAGGATGTTCTCTGTGTGGTCAAATTTTAAAACAAATGTTAGAGATCCTTTCCCTGCTTCCGTATTCCCTTCCTTCTAAAACCGTACCTCTCCACGTGAAGCAAAAGTTGATGGAACAAATTCAGACGGAGATAAAGGAAAGAGCACCCCGTCCGACCCAGCATATTATTCGCTCCACCCAGTGTGAGTGGCTCCCTTCCCCCATACCCGGCGTGGAGATTCAACCCCTCTGGTCGGCAGGGGGTCGGAGTGCCCGATTGGTAAAATCTCAACCGGGAACTGTATTCCCCCCCCATCGGCATCGAGGGCCGGAGTTAGTCTATATTTTGAAAGGAAGTCTCCTTATTAATGGAAAGTCCGTTAAGGCCGGGGATTTTTGTATAAGCGACCCAGGCTTCGTGGATCAGGATATCCAATGCGAAGAGGAATGCACCTTTTTGTTGATCTCCAATGAGGATGACGAGCTTCTATAA